One region of Streptomyces capillispiralis genomic DNA includes:
- a CDS encoding SAM-dependent methyltransferase, whose protein sequence is MADAAPRLKGLVEQLIGTPLPVRVRAWDGSLAGPPGAPTLVVRNRRGLRHLLRKPGELGLARAWVAGDLGIEGDLYTALDLLSGLIWERDEDAPRPLARALRDPGFRSAVRGLLALAGPPLPPAPPREEARRPRRGLHTRHSDRRAISHHYDVGNDFYEIVLGPSMVYSCAYWPAPPPRGTLEQAQRDKLELVARKLALTPGQRLLDVGCGWGSLALHAARDHGARVVGITLSHEQAAYARKRVADEGLTDRVEIRVQDYRDVTDGPYDAISSIGMAEHVGAERYLEYATALHHLLKPGGRLLNHQIARRPQRDESSYRVDPFIDAYVFPDGELAPLGTTVSLLERSGFEVRDVESLREHYALTLRRWVENLEADWARAVALTGPGRARVWLLYMAASALAFEHNRIGVNQVLAVRTPESGASGLPLRARTWN, encoded by the coding sequence ATGGCAGACGCCGCCCCCCGACTGAAAGGCCTCGTCGAACAGCTGATCGGCACGCCCCTCCCCGTCCGTGTCCGCGCCTGGGACGGATCGCTGGCCGGTCCTCCCGGCGCCCCGACCCTGGTGGTCCGCAACCGCCGCGGCCTGCGCCACCTGCTCCGCAAGCCGGGCGAACTCGGCCTCGCCCGCGCCTGGGTGGCCGGTGACCTCGGCATCGAGGGCGACCTCTACACCGCGCTCGACCTGCTCTCCGGCCTCATCTGGGAACGCGACGAGGACGCCCCCCGCCCCCTCGCCAGAGCCCTGCGCGACCCCGGCTTCCGCTCCGCCGTCCGCGGCCTCCTCGCCCTCGCCGGCCCCCCGCTGCCGCCCGCCCCGCCCCGCGAAGAGGCGCGCCGGCCCCGCCGCGGACTGCACACCAGGCACAGCGACCGGCGCGCCATCAGCCACCACTACGACGTCGGCAACGACTTCTACGAGATCGTCCTCGGCCCGTCCATGGTGTACTCCTGCGCCTACTGGCCCGCCCCGCCCCCGCGGGGCACCCTCGAACAGGCCCAGCGCGACAAGCTCGAACTGGTCGCCCGCAAGCTCGCCCTGACGCCGGGACAGCGCCTGCTGGACGTCGGCTGCGGCTGGGGCTCCCTGGCCCTCCACGCCGCCCGCGACCACGGCGCGCGCGTCGTCGGGATCACCCTCTCCCACGAGCAGGCCGCCTACGCCCGCAAGCGCGTCGCCGACGAGGGCCTGACCGACCGCGTCGAGATCCGCGTACAGGACTACCGCGACGTCACCGACGGCCCCTACGACGCCATCTCCTCCATCGGCATGGCCGAACACGTGGGCGCCGAACGCTACCTGGAGTACGCCACCGCCCTGCACCACCTGCTCAAGCCGGGCGGACGGCTGCTGAACCACCAGATCGCGCGCCGCCCGCAGCGCGACGAGTCGTCGTACCGGGTGGACCCCTTCATCGACGCCTACGTCTTCCCCGACGGCGAACTCGCCCCGCTGGGCACCACGGTGTCCCTGCTGGAGCGTTCCGGGTTCGAGGTGCGCGACGTCGAGTCGCTCCGCGAGCACTACGCGCTCACCCTGCGCCGCTGGGTGGAGAACCTGGAGGCCGACTGGGCCCGCGCGGTGGCCCTCACCGGTCCGGGCCGGGCCCGCGTCTGGCTGCTCTACATGGCCGCGTCCGCGCTCGCCTTCGAACACAACCGCATCGGCGTCAACCAGGTCCTCGCCGTCAGGACCCCCGAGTCCGGCGCCTCCGGCCTCCCCCTGCGCGCCCGCACCTGGAACTGA
- a CDS encoding ABC transporter permease, whose translation MFRTALRTVLAHKARLLMTVLAVMLGVAFVSGTLVFTNTISDALQNQSAKGFDHVDVAVTPGLQEAEGDRVGKLRELTRDLVDDSARVPGAERAIGIVTGFTAIADKDGKLIGDGFGSQGGNYWGDEDPRYPLTEGRAPKGEGEVLIDSETARRAGYEVGDTVRMSVDGPVLEPVVAGIFTTDDGNVAAGGSLTLFDTATAQQLFGKAGTFDEIAVKAKDGVGQAALRAQLEEALPAGVVETTTGAELADRQAETIASSMSGLKQGLLVFAGIALFVGTFIIANTFTMLVAQRTRELALMRAVGASRRQVTRSVLIEAFVVGAVAAVAGLAAGVGIGVGLRSLMGALDAPVPDGPLVITPGTVGTAFAVGILVTMLAAWLPGRRAAKIPPVAAMSAVHAKATTKSLVLRNTLGALFSAAGVAVVLAATTMDGSDGQAPMGLGAVLLIIGVFVLTPLLSRPLIAAASPVLRVFGVSGKLARQNSVRNPRRTAATASALMIGLTLITGMTVMAGSLQKSIDKMAAAAIEADYVVSMANGNALSPDVEKTLRRTDGVTATSPMRNAVSRIDGETEYLTGVNGATFDDLTEFETLSGAFEVGGTRVVADEDTAESHGWKAGSSFTVAYEDGEKQRLTVAGVYRGNDLMSGIMIDNATLAPHASEPADMMVMVKTADGASGAAKESLEKALGTNPGIQVQDKKDLSDEVAQMFTLMLNMVYGLLAMAVIVAVLGVINTLAMSVFERSQEIGMLRAIGLDRKGIKRMVRLESLVISLFGGVLGIGLGVFFGWAAGELLGTRMATYELVLPWARMAVFLLLAALVGVLAALWPARRAARLNMLQAIKSE comes from the coding sequence ATGTTCCGTACCGCCCTGCGCACTGTGCTCGCGCACAAGGCCAGGCTCCTGATGACCGTGCTCGCCGTGATGCTCGGCGTGGCCTTCGTGTCGGGGACCCTGGTCTTCACCAACACCATCTCCGACGCCCTGCAGAACCAGTCCGCCAAGGGCTTCGACCACGTCGACGTCGCCGTCACGCCCGGCCTCCAGGAGGCCGAGGGCGACCGGGTCGGCAAGCTCCGGGAGCTGACCCGCGACCTGGTCGACGACAGTGCCCGGGTGCCCGGCGCCGAGCGGGCCATCGGGATCGTCACCGGCTTCACCGCGATCGCCGACAAGGACGGCAAGCTGATCGGCGACGGCTTCGGGTCGCAGGGCGGCAACTACTGGGGCGACGAGGACCCGCGCTACCCGCTGACCGAGGGGCGCGCGCCGAAGGGCGAGGGCGAGGTCCTCATCGACTCCGAGACCGCGCGGCGCGCCGGTTACGAGGTCGGCGACACCGTGCGGATGTCGGTCGACGGACCGGTCCTGGAGCCGGTGGTCGCCGGCATCTTCACCACCGACGACGGCAATGTCGCGGCCGGCGGCAGCCTCACCCTGTTCGACACGGCGACCGCTCAGCAGCTGTTCGGCAAGGCGGGCACCTTCGACGAGATCGCCGTGAAGGCCAAGGACGGCGTCGGCCAGGCGGCGCTGCGGGCCCAGCTGGAGGAGGCGCTGCCCGCCGGCGTCGTGGAGACCACGACCGGCGCGGAACTCGCCGACCGGCAGGCGGAGACGATCGCCTCCTCGATGAGCGGACTGAAGCAGGGCCTGCTGGTCTTCGCCGGCATCGCGCTCTTCGTCGGCACGTTCATCATCGCCAACACCTTCACCATGCTGGTCGCCCAGCGCACCCGGGAGCTGGCGCTGATGCGCGCCGTCGGCGCCTCCCGCCGCCAGGTCACACGGTCGGTGCTGATCGAGGCGTTCGTCGTCGGCGCGGTCGCCGCCGTCGCCGGACTGGCCGCCGGGGTCGGCATCGGCGTGGGGCTGCGCTCCCTGATGGGGGCCCTGGACGCGCCCGTGCCCGACGGACCGCTGGTGATCACCCCCGGCACCGTCGGCACCGCGTTCGCCGTCGGCATCCTCGTCACCATGCTCGCCGCCTGGCTGCCCGGCCGCCGGGCGGCGAAGATCCCGCCGGTGGCGGCGATGAGCGCGGTGCACGCCAAGGCGACGACCAAGTCGCTGGTCCTGCGCAACACGCTGGGCGCGCTGTTCTCGGCGGCCGGTGTCGCGGTGGTCCTCGCGGCGACGACGATGGACGGCTCCGACGGCCAGGCCCCCATGGGGCTCGGCGCGGTGCTGCTGATCATCGGTGTCTTCGTGCTGACCCCGCTGCTGTCCCGCCCGCTGATCGCCGCCGCCTCCCCGGTGCTGCGCGTCTTCGGGGTCTCCGGCAAGCTGGCCCGGCAGAACTCGGTGCGCAACCCGCGCCGTACCGCCGCCACCGCGTCCGCCCTGATGATCGGACTCACCCTGATCACCGGGATGACGGTGATGGCGGGCAGCCTGCAGAAGTCCATCGACAAGATGGCGGCCGCCGCGATCGAGGCGGACTACGTGGTGTCCATGGCGAACGGCAACGCGCTGTCGCCGGACGTCGAGAAGACCCTGCGGCGGACCGACGGCGTCACCGCCACCAGCCCGATGCGCAACGCGGTCTCCCGCATCGACGGCGAGACCGAGTACCTGACCGGCGTGAACGGCGCCACGTTCGACGACCTGACCGAGTTCGAGACCCTGTCCGGTGCCTTCGAGGTCGGCGGCACCCGGGTCGTCGCGGACGAGGACACCGCGGAGTCCCACGGCTGGAAGGCGGGTTCCTCCTTCACCGTCGCCTACGAGGACGGCGAGAAGCAGCGGCTCACGGTCGCCGGTGTCTACCGGGGCAACGACCTGATGAGCGGCATCATGATCGACAACGCGACGCTCGCCCCGCACGCGTCGGAGCCGGCCGACATGATGGTCATGGTGAAGACCGCCGACGGCGCGTCCGGCGCGGCGAAGGAGTCGCTGGAGAAGGCCCTCGGCACCAACCCGGGCATCCAGGTCCAGGACAAGAAGGACCTCTCCGACGAGGTCGCCCAGATGTTCACCCTGATGCTGAACATGGTCTACGGCCTGCTGGCGATGGCGGTGATCGTGGCGGTCCTGGGCGTCATCAACACCCTGGCGATGTCGGTCTTCGAGCGCTCCCAGGAGATCGGCATGCTGCGCGCGATCGGCCTGGACCGCAAGGGCATCAAGCGCATGGTGCGGCTGGAGTCCCTGGTGATCTCGCTGTTCGGCGGGGTGCTCGGGATCGGGCTGGGCGTGTTCTTCGGCTGGGCGGCCGGTGAGCTGCTGGGCACGAGGATGGCGACGTACGAACTGGTCCTGCCGTGGGCCCGGATGGCCGTCTTCCTGCTGCTGGCCGCCCTGGTGGGGGTGCTGGCGGCGCTGTGGCCGGCCCGGCGCGCGGCCCGGCTGAACATGCTGCAGGCCATCAAGTCGGAGTAG
- a CDS encoding ABC transporter ATP-binding protein: MTTAPTADRTTAVAARATELSKIYGQGETQVVALDRVSVGFRQAEFTAIMGPSGSGKSTLMHCVAGLDTFSSGSVRIGETELGSLKDKQLTRLRRDKIGFIFQAFNLLPTLSALENITLPMDIAGRRPDREWLDTVIGMVGLSDRLSHRPSQLSGGQQQRVAVARALASRPDIIFGDEPTGNLDSRSGAEVLGFLRNSVRELGQTVVMVTHDPVAAAYADRVVFLADGRIVDEVHGPTADSVLDRMKRFDAKGRTS, encoded by the coding sequence GTGACCACCGCACCCACCGCCGACCGGACCACCGCCGTGGCCGCGCGCGCCACGGAGCTGTCGAAGATCTACGGCCAGGGCGAGACCCAGGTGGTCGCCCTGGACCGGGTCTCCGTCGGTTTCCGGCAGGCCGAGTTCACCGCGATCATGGGCCCTTCGGGCTCCGGCAAGTCCACGCTGATGCACTGCGTGGCCGGCCTCGACACCTTCTCCTCGGGTTCCGTGCGCATCGGTGAGACCGAGCTGGGCTCGCTGAAGGACAAGCAGCTGACCAGGCTGCGCCGGGACAAGATCGGCTTCATCTTCCAGGCGTTCAACCTGCTCCCTACGCTGTCCGCCCTGGAGAACATCACCCTGCCGATGGACATCGCGGGCCGCAGGCCGGACCGGGAGTGGCTGGACACGGTGATCGGGATGGTCGGCCTGTCGGACCGGCTGAGCCACCGGCCCTCGCAGCTGTCCGGCGGCCAGCAGCAGCGGGTCGCGGTGGCGCGGGCGCTGGCGTCCCGCCCCGACATCATCTTCGGCGACGAGCCCACCGGGAACCTGGACTCCCGCTCCGGTGCCGAGGTGCTGGGCTTCCTGCGCAACTCCGTGCGTGAGCTGGGCCAGACCGTGGTCATGGTGACCCACGACCCGGTGGCCGCCGCGTACGCGGACCGGGTGGTCTTCCTCGCCGACGGCCGGATCGTGGACGAGGTGCACGGGCCGACGGCCGACTCGGTGCTCGACCGGATGAAGCGCTTCGACGCCAAGGGCCGCACCAGCTGA
- a CDS encoding Bax inhibitor-1/YccA family protein, which yields MRSRNPVFSRRGFSRDNGYAGFNTAPQAGGPAVATQGNPYAQPTGNPYAQNPYAQNPYAQQDLQQGAPPQAPAVPGRMTIDDVIMRTASTLGVLVVTAALAWALLPVDDANISRSYGIGIGAALIGMVLALVQSFKRKASPALILTYAAFEGVFLGVISSIVDNRIADGAAMQAVLGTMAVFAGVLVAYKAGWIRVNRRFYGFVMAAALGFVLLMAVNLLFAVFGGGDGLGFRSGPLGVIFGVVGIILGACFLALDFKQVEDGIAYGAPREEAWFAAFGLTLTLVWIYMEFLRIISILNSND from the coding sequence ATGAGGAGCAGAAACCCGGTCTTCTCGCGACGGGGGTTCAGCCGCGACAACGGCTACGCGGGCTTCAACACCGCGCCGCAGGCCGGGGGTCCCGCTGTCGCCACGCAGGGCAACCCGTACGCGCAGCCGACGGGCAACCCGTACGCGCAGAACCCGTACGCGCAGAACCCCTACGCCCAGCAGGACCTGCAGCAGGGCGCGCCGCCGCAGGCGCCGGCCGTCCCCGGCCGGATGACCATCGACGACGTCATCATGCGCACGGCGAGCACGCTCGGTGTGCTCGTGGTCACCGCCGCGCTCGCCTGGGCCCTGCTGCCGGTCGACGACGCCAACATCAGCCGGTCCTACGGCATCGGCATCGGTGCCGCGCTGATCGGCATGGTCCTGGCGCTCGTGCAGTCCTTCAAGCGCAAGGCCTCGCCCGCGCTGATCCTGACGTACGCCGCGTTCGAGGGTGTCTTCCTCGGCGTCATCTCCAGCATCGTCGACAACCGCATCGCCGACGGTGCGGCCATGCAGGCCGTGCTCGGCACCATGGCGGTCTTCGCCGGTGTGCTGGTGGCGTACAAGGCGGGCTGGATCCGCGTCAACCGCCGCTTCTACGGCTTCGTGATGGCGGCGGCGCTCGGCTTCGTCCTGCTGATGGCCGTGAACCTGCTGTTCGCGGTGTTCGGCGGCGGTGACGGCCTCGGCTTCCGCAGCGGCCCGCTCGGCGTCATCTTCGGCGTCGTCGGCATCATCCTCGGCGCCTGCTTCCTCGCCCTGGACTTCAAGCAGGTCGAGGACGGCATCGCCTACGGTGCCCCGCGCGAGGAGGCCTGGTTCGCCGCCTTCGGCCTGACGCTGACGCTGGTGTGGATCTACATGGAGTTCCTGCGGATCATCTCGATCCTCAACAGCAACGACTAG
- a CDS encoding DUF4287 domain-containing protein → MSQVFSAETHRNMLARIPHCTGREIADWLRTVEEGPALTRFEEKVSWLRHEYDLAYGHAKAIVHEYDLRRAARKLL, encoded by the coding sequence ATGTCCCAAGTCTTCTCCGCGGAGACCCACCGCAACATGCTCGCCCGCATCCCCCACTGCACCGGTCGTGAGATCGCCGACTGGCTGCGCACCGTCGAAGAAGGCCCGGCGCTCACCCGCTTCGAGGAGAAGGTCAGCTGGCTCCGCCACGAGTACGACCTGGCCTACGGCCACGCCAAGGCGATCGTCCACGAATACGACCTGAGGAGGGCCGCGCGCAAACTGCTCTGA